A stretch of Garra rufa chromosome 11, GarRuf1.0, whole genome shotgun sequence DNA encodes these proteins:
- the nucb2b gene encoding nucleobindin-2b has product MWGLSHFCLMLCLWACLDALPVAVDKTKVSPPAEELEPPKSADTGLHYDRYLREVIDFLEKDPHFREKLHNTDMEDIKQGKLAKELDFVSHHVRTKLDELKRQEVNRLRTLIKVKQDVNGDKGMTVDHQALLKQFEHLDHVNPHTFEVEDLDRLIKSATDDLENFDKERHEDFKTYEMTKEHERREHLKTLDEEARKKEEEHYDEMKKKHADHPKINHPGSQDQLKEVWEESDGLDPNDFDPKTFFKLHDTNGDGYFDEQELEALFTKELEKVYDPTHEEDDMVEMEEERLRMREHVMNEVDANRDRLVSLDEFITATNRKEFLEPDGWETLEQNPAYTEEELREFEEHLVREEQDLNLKTNELLKQREELERQQEQLNSQKMELQRAVEHMERLKTQKTEPPVQAKVNAVPSAVEILPGDSQPLSQGHQQDLPAHS; this is encoded by the exons ATGTGGGGACTGTCACACTTCTGCTTGATGCTGTGTCTGTGGGCTTGTTTGGATGCACTTCCAGTTGCTGTGGATAAGACCAAAGTGAGCCCTCCGGCTGAGGAACTCGAGCCACCTAAAAGTGCA GACACTGGATTACACTATGATCGATATCTCAGAGAGGTTATTGATTTCCTGGAAAAGGACCCACATTTCAGAGAGAAACTTCATAACACAGACATGGAAGACATCAAG CAAGGGAAACTGGCTAAAGAATTGGACTTTGTCAGCCATCATGTGCGGACTAAACTCGATGAGCTAAAGAGGCAAGAAGTGAACAGACTGCGCACCCTGATCAAAGTCAAACAAGACGTGAACGGAGATAAAG GTATGACAGTGGACCACCAAGCACTTCTGAAACAGTTTGAGCATCTGGATCATGTGAATCCACATACATTTGAAGTGGAAGACTTGGATCGTCTCATTAAATCG GCCACAGATGACCTGGAAAACTTCGACAAGGAACGACATGAAGACTTCAAGACGTACGAGATGACGAAGGAACATGAACGGAGGGAACATCTGAAGACACTGGATGAGGAAGCGCGCAAAAAAGAGGAGGAACACTATGACGAGATGAAGAAGAAACATGCGGACCATCCCAAAATCAATCACCCT GGCAGTCAAGACCAGTTGAAAGAGGTCTGGGAGGAATCTGACGGTTTGGATCCCAACGATTTTGACCCAAAGACATTCTTCAAACTACATG ACACTAATGGAGATGGCTACTTTGATGAGCAAGAGCTCGAGGCACTGTTTACCAAAGAG CTAGAGAAAGTCTATGATCCCACACATGAAGAGGATGACATGGTGGAAATGGAAGAAGAGAGACTTCGCATGAGAGAACATGTGATGAATGAG GTTGACGCTAACAGAGACAGGCTTGTTTCACTAGATGAATTTATTACTGCCACAAATAGAAAAGAATTTCTAGAGCCAGATGGATGGgag ACCCTAGAACAGAATCCAGCCTACACTGAAGAAGAGTTAAGAGAGTTTGAGGAGCATCTTGTTCGAGAGGAGCAAGACCTAAACCTGAAGACAAATGAGCTGCTGAAACAGCGAGAGGAGCTGGAGAGACAACAGGAACAGCTTAACTCCCAGAAAATGGAGTTACAGCGG GCAGTAGAGCACATGGAGCGGTTGAAAACACAGAAAACAGAGCCTCCAGTGCAAGCCAAAG TGAATGCAGTACCATCTGCTGTGGAAATACTACCTGGGGACAGTCAGCCTTTGTCACAAGGTCACCAGCAAGATCTCCCCGCACATTCTTAG